In Streptomyces hawaiiensis, one genomic interval encodes:
- a CDS encoding non-ribosomal peptide synthetase, with protein sequence MSPALRLGEYLEISGPVDPDRFEAALRHVVAETDALRVRLLPGDDGPVQIVESELPWSLSFVDVCDEPDPEAAAHAWISADMARPMDLSSGPLFSYALFKITPERFWWYHTYHHAAVDAFGYALVAHRVAEVYTAFVQGEEPAPGPFGPLSALVKADVDYRDSQDRAADREYWAGELAGWTRTRAPSASVGPTDGPVPRTELLPLPRPRELKEAASRADVSRFRFVFAAVALHTHRLTGARDVVVGLTVAGRVDEASRATPGMLANSVPVRLTMRPDMPLRELLAQVDERMREALAHQRYRAEDLHRDLSLSRGPGSVFSPVVNLIGFDYNLSFAGHKCIAHNLSFPLGADLLIMVWDRRDGSGPHMRLHAAPGTYGEADLIDTQQRLLRLLADMCDLDPELPVGMLDVLSADERRSLFDQGDATAAGSPPVPFPTLFEEQVHRTPAATALVGDGTCLTYGELNARANRLAHALIARGIGAEDVVALALPRSTDLVVAVLAVLKAGAAYLPVDPEYPAARRDYMLSDARPALVIDDRRAVAELSQGQPDADPAIAVDPRHPAYVIYTSGSTGRPKGVVVTHTGIASMAKFQGEGAEITSDSRVLQFASPSFDASALEMFATLLNGAALVVAPATDPVSALTGGTRLTHVVVPPSVLAAMSETDVCAPTVQVAGEACPQGLVARWAPGRRMLNAYGPTEATVMATLSTPLVPSASAPPIGHPTAGSRLYVLNGTLQPVPSGAAGELYIAGLSLARGYLRRPALTASRFVADPYGPPGTRMYRTGDVVRWRPDGQLEYIGRADHQVKVRGFRIEPGEIEAALTACPGVTHAAVLARPGREQGDVRLVAHVVGDEQSTRPQLLRELLRESLPGHMVPAVFVKLEELPLTPNGKLDREALPDPLEEEPEASAARAARTPREQLLCELFADVLNRSRVGPDVNFFDAGGHSLLAIRLVARIRAVLGVDLNLSALFEAPTVAELAARLDSAHGARPALNVQERPDRTPLSFAQQRLWYLHRVEGPGATYNIPLVQRLSGALDRRALEQALGDVVGRHESLRTLYPDVDGEPFQRILDATVVRPPLPVTDVDDEEALHARLLDAVRYPFDLAIEPPLRAELFALGPAEHVLVIAVHHIAADGWSLAPLARDLATAYTARSRGEEPDWDPLPVRYTDYTLWQRRLLSQADGPLASQLDYWAVRLADLPEELTLPYDRPRPALASHSGARVGLRIDPELHTALTELARRSGTSLFMVLHAGLAALLTKLGAGTDVPVGTVIAGRGDQALDDLVGFFVNTLVLRTDTSGDPTFSRLLERVRAAALAAYAHQDAPFEQVVEALNPTRSPARHPLFQVALSLDADEGAVLGLPGLTTARITVPTETAKFDLDIGVYENRSAQGECLGLNATFDYATDLFDPRTVEDLAARWVRLLNAVVQDADRPLSHIDVLSDSERRHLCGDHDQPAAAAGTIPELFQARVRATPDAVAVVSDGTTLTYTELNARANRLAHALAARGIGPEDVVAVALPRSHDLVVALLAVLKAGATYLPLDPEYPAQRLAAMVEDAQPALLLRDTTTTVGPGIPALLLSTPETEEALRGLPDSDPMTRMSPEQPAYVIYTSGSTGTPKGVVARHASVANLAAQYRDRVFGPAAERLAGRPLRVALTASVSFDASWGQLSALTAGHELHVPDSDTWKDADRFVNWLLRHRIDTVDVTPSYLRILYDRGLFSDARRRPSVAVIGGEELPEQLWTELRAVHGLMAHNMYGPTECTVDALQARLDTASSPVLGRPVPGTRAYVLDTALRPVPPGVTGELYVGGAGLARGYLRRPGATAERFVADPYGPPGTRMYRTGDLVRRRGDGQLLFAGRADDQVKVRGHRIEPGELEALLATHPEIAQAAVIARDDHRGDTRLAAYAVPVAGAGLDPAELRTFLRERVPAHMVPSAFMVLDALPLTPNGKLDRRALPAPDFSAGAGGGRAPDTPEERALCELFAEVLGLPAVGVDDDFFALGGHSLLATRLAGRIGETMAAPFSLSALLEAPTPAGLALHLRTDGADTEPSYVPRTEAKLSPVLHFASDPERVGDPREILLTGATGFVGAFLLAELLHRTTARVHCLVRARTDAQARERLARALRAYGITATADDPRLSIVRGDLTAVDLGLGSALWARLRETVDTIVHSGAYVHHLSPYARLKPANVEGTRTLLHLAGEGRPKAFHYLSTLGVFRSGHDPRLVTEDLPVDGERHPFGRGYAASKWVADRLVEHAIERGASGGIHRLGRIWAHSSTGAVNPDDMFSRLLTSCAALGCYPADPELEETLLPVDVLANAVVALLLDREKTGFVHHLHDSRRTGPGAFMAGYDRLYGTHTEEVPLTDWLRHLCAATERGQDLPILPYQPHLEEHARRAQSAKQRSVEFGNDRTVRRLRRLGVEIPEIDDAAVCGYWGFMERRRPGHARTSGGRVRETEPPDAVGGMAAGNGDS encoded by the coding sequence ATGAGTCCGGCACTGCGCCTCGGCGAGTACCTGGAGATCAGCGGACCTGTTGATCCGGACCGGTTCGAGGCGGCGCTGCGCCACGTCGTGGCCGAGACGGACGCGTTACGGGTGCGTCTGCTGCCCGGTGACGACGGACCCGTGCAGATCGTGGAGAGCGAGCTGCCCTGGTCGCTGTCGTTCGTCGACGTCTGCGACGAGCCCGATCCGGAGGCGGCCGCACACGCGTGGATCTCGGCCGACATGGCCCGGCCCATGGACCTGTCTTCCGGCCCGTTGTTCAGCTACGCGCTGTTCAAAATCACGCCGGAGCGGTTCTGGTGGTACCACACGTACCACCATGCGGCCGTGGACGCCTTCGGCTACGCACTCGTGGCCCACCGGGTCGCCGAGGTGTACACGGCCTTCGTCCAGGGGGAGGAGCCCGCCCCCGGCCCCTTCGGCCCGTTGTCGGCGCTGGTCAAGGCCGACGTGGACTACCGGGACTCCCAGGACCGTGCCGCGGACCGGGAGTACTGGGCGGGTGAACTGGCCGGATGGACCCGTACACGCGCGCCGTCGGCTTCCGTCGGCCCCACGGACGGGCCCGTTCCGCGAACGGAGTTGCTTCCCCTTCCGCGTCCTCGGGAGCTGAAGGAGGCGGCCTCCCGTGCCGACGTCTCCCGCTTCCGTTTCGTCTTCGCCGCAGTGGCGCTGCACACCCATCGCCTGACGGGCGCTCGGGATGTGGTCGTCGGACTGACCGTGGCCGGTCGGGTGGACGAGGCCTCCCGTGCGACGCCGGGGATGCTGGCCAACAGTGTGCCCGTACGCCTGACGATGCGGCCCGACATGCCGCTGAGGGAACTGCTGGCCCAGGTCGACGAGCGGATGCGCGAAGCGCTGGCACACCAGCGCTACCGCGCCGAGGACCTGCACCGCGACCTCAGCCTGTCCCGTGGACCCGGCAGTGTGTTCTCGCCCGTGGTCAACCTCATCGGGTTCGACTACAACCTCTCCTTCGCGGGCCACAAGTGCATCGCGCACAACCTCTCCTTCCCGCTCGGTGCCGACCTCCTGATCATGGTGTGGGATCGCCGGGACGGCTCCGGCCCGCACATGAGACTGCACGCGGCCCCCGGGACGTACGGCGAAGCGGACCTGATCGACACCCAGCAGCGCCTGCTGCGCCTGCTGGCCGACATGTGCGACCTGGACCCCGAGCTGCCGGTCGGCATGCTCGACGTGCTGTCGGCCGACGAGCGACGCTCCCTCTTCGACCAGGGCGACGCCACAGCGGCAGGCAGCCCTCCCGTGCCCTTCCCGACACTGTTCGAGGAGCAGGTGCACCGCACCCCGGCCGCGACCGCGCTGGTGGGCGACGGCACCTGCTTGACATACGGGGAGTTGAACGCGCGGGCGAACAGGCTCGCGCACGCACTGATCGCTCGCGGCATCGGGGCGGAGGACGTCGTCGCGCTCGCCCTGCCTCGTTCGACAGACCTGGTCGTGGCCGTGCTCGCCGTACTCAAGGCCGGCGCCGCCTACCTGCCGGTGGACCCCGAGTATCCGGCGGCGCGCAGGGACTACATGCTGAGCGACGCCCGCCCGGCCCTGGTGATCGACGACCGGCGAGCCGTGGCCGAGTTGTCGCAGGGACAACCCGACGCCGATCCGGCCATCGCTGTGGACCCGCGGCATCCGGCCTACGTGATCTACACCTCCGGCTCCACCGGGCGGCCCAAGGGCGTGGTGGTGACGCACACGGGCATCGCCTCAATGGCGAAATTCCAGGGGGAAGGAGCGGAGATCACCTCCGACAGCAGGGTGTTGCAGTTCGCCTCGCCCAGCTTCGACGCCTCAGCGCTGGAGATGTTCGCCACCCTGCTGAACGGGGCCGCACTCGTGGTCGCTCCCGCCACCGACCCGGTGTCCGCCCTGACCGGCGGCACCCGCCTCACCCATGTGGTCGTGCCTCCATCGGTGTTGGCGGCCATGTCCGAGACGGACGTATGTGCTCCGACCGTGCAGGTAGCAGGCGAGGCCTGTCCGCAGGGGCTGGTGGCGCGCTGGGCGCCGGGCCGGCGCATGCTGAACGCCTACGGGCCGACGGAAGCCACCGTCATGGCGACCCTGAGCACACCGCTGGTGCCCTCGGCCTCGGCACCCCCGATCGGGCACCCGACCGCCGGCAGCCGCCTCTACGTGCTGAACGGCACGCTGCAACCAGTGCCGTCGGGAGCCGCCGGGGAGCTCTATATCGCCGGCCTGTCGCTGGCACGCGGCTATCTGCGCCGGCCGGCGCTCACGGCCTCCCGTTTCGTGGCCGACCCGTACGGGCCCCCGGGAACACGGATGTACCGGACGGGGGACGTGGTGCGGTGGCGGCCCGACGGTCAGCTGGAGTACATCGGCCGCGCCGACCACCAGGTCAAAGTGCGCGGTTTCCGTATCGAACCGGGAGAGATCGAGGCCGCGCTGACCGCATGCCCCGGAGTGACGCACGCCGCGGTGCTCGCCCGGCCGGGCCGAGAGCAGGGTGATGTCAGGCTCGTCGCCCACGTCGTAGGGGACGAGCAGAGTACGCGACCACAGCTGCTGCGCGAGCTGCTGCGTGAGAGCCTGCCCGGACACATGGTGCCCGCGGTGTTCGTGAAGCTGGAAGAGCTGCCGCTCACGCCGAACGGAAAGCTGGACCGAGAAGCCCTGCCGGATCCGCTCGAGGAGGAGCCCGAGGCATCCGCCGCGCGGGCAGCCCGCACCCCACGCGAACAATTGCTGTGCGAACTGTTCGCGGACGTCCTGAACCGTTCGCGTGTCGGCCCGGACGTGAACTTCTTCGACGCGGGCGGGCATTCACTGCTGGCGATCCGCCTGGTCGCCAGGATCCGCGCCGTGCTCGGCGTGGACCTCAACCTGAGTGCGCTGTTCGAGGCACCCACGGTCGCCGAGCTGGCGGCGCGCCTGGACAGCGCCCACGGCGCCCGCCCGGCCCTGAACGTCCAGGAACGCCCGGACCGCACTCCCTTGTCCTTCGCGCAACAACGGCTGTGGTACCTGCACCGGGTCGAAGGACCCGGCGCCACCTACAACATCCCCCTCGTGCAGCGACTGTCCGGCGCACTCGACCGCAGAGCGCTGGAACAGGCCCTGGGCGATGTGGTGGGCCGGCACGAGAGTCTGCGCACGCTCTATCCGGACGTCGACGGCGAGCCCTTCCAGCGGATTCTCGACGCCACCGTGGTGCGCCCCCCGCTGCCCGTCACCGACGTGGACGACGAGGAGGCACTGCACGCGCGGCTGCTGGACGCCGTCCGCTACCCGTTCGACCTGGCGATCGAGCCGCCGTTGCGTGCCGAGTTGTTCGCGCTGGGGCCCGCCGAGCACGTCCTGGTGATCGCCGTGCACCACATCGCCGCCGACGGCTGGTCCCTGGCCCCGCTGGCCCGCGACCTGGCCACGGCCTACACCGCCCGGAGCCGCGGCGAGGAGCCGGACTGGGACCCGCTGCCGGTACGGTACACCGACTACACCCTGTGGCAGCGCCGGCTCCTGAGCCAGGCCGACGGACCGCTCGCCAGCCAACTGGACTACTGGGCCGTCAGGTTGGCGGACCTGCCCGAAGAGCTCACGCTGCCCTACGACCGCCCCCGTCCGGCCCTCGCCTCCCACAGCGGAGCCCGGGTCGGTCTGCGGATCGACCCGGAGCTGCACACGGCGCTGACCGAACTGGCCCGCCGGTCGGGGACGAGCCTCTTCATGGTGCTGCACGCGGGGCTGGCCGCGCTCCTGACGAAGCTGGGCGCGGGCACCGACGTCCCGGTGGGCACCGTGATCGCCGGGCGCGGTGACCAGGCCCTGGACGACCTGGTGGGCTTCTTCGTCAACACACTGGTGTTGCGCACCGACACCTCGGGCGATCCCACATTCTCCCGGCTCCTGGAACGTGTCCGGGCCGCCGCGCTGGCCGCCTACGCGCACCAGGACGCGCCGTTCGAGCAGGTGGTGGAGGCCCTGAACCCCACGCGGTCACCCGCCCGCCACCCGCTGTTCCAGGTTGCGCTCTCCCTCGACGCCGACGAGGGCGCGGTGTTGGGGTTGCCGGGCCTGACGACCGCCAGGATCACGGTGCCGACCGAGACCGCCAAGTTCGACCTGGACATCGGCGTCTACGAGAATCGCTCCGCACAGGGCGAATGCCTCGGTCTGAACGCGACCTTCGACTACGCCACGGACCTGTTCGACCCGCGCACGGTCGAGGATCTGGCCGCGCGCTGGGTGCGGCTGCTGAACGCGGTCGTACAAGACGCGGACCGGCCGCTCAGCCACATCGACGTCCTGTCCGACAGCGAACGCCGTCACCTCTGCGGCGACCACGACCAACCCGCTGCTGCAGCGGGCACCATTCCTGAGCTCTTCCAGGCCCGGGTACGCGCCACGCCCGACGCGGTCGCCGTCGTCTCGGACGGCACGACCTTGACGTACACGGAGCTGAACGCCCGGGCGAACCGGCTCGCGCACGCACTGGCCGCCCGGGGGATCGGCCCCGAGGACGTGGTCGCGGTCGCCCTGCCACGCTCGCACGACCTCGTGGTGGCCCTGCTCGCCGTCCTCAAGGCGGGAGCCACCTATCTGCCTCTCGACCCGGAATACCCGGCCCAGCGCCTCGCGGCCATGGTCGAGGACGCACAGCCCGCGTTGCTGCTCAGGGACACGACCACCACCGTAGGCCCGGGGATTCCGGCTCTGCTGCTGTCCACCCCGGAGACCGAGGAGGCGCTGAGGGGGCTGCCCGACAGCGACCCGATGACAAGGATGTCACCTGAACAACCGGCCTACGTCATCTACACCTCGGGATCCACCGGCACACCGAAGGGGGTCGTCGCCCGTCACGCGAGCGTGGCCAACCTCGCCGCACAGTATCGGGACCGGGTCTTCGGACCGGCGGCCGAACGACTCGCGGGCCGTCCGCTGCGGGTCGCCCTGACCGCCTCGGTGTCCTTCGACGCCTCATGGGGTCAGCTCTCGGCCCTGACGGCCGGTCATGAACTGCATGTACCCGACTCCGATACCTGGAAAGACGCCGACCGGTTCGTGAACTGGCTGCTGCGGCACCGGATCGACACGGTCGACGTCACGCCCTCGTACCTGCGGATCCTGTACGACCGCGGCCTGTTCAGCGACGCACGCCGACGGCCCAGCGTGGCCGTGATCGGCGGCGAGGAACTGCCCGAGCAACTGTGGACCGAACTGCGGGCCGTGCACGGGCTGATGGCCCACAACATGTACGGTCCGACCGAGTGCACCGTGGACGCGCTCCAGGCGCGGCTGGACACCGCTTCGAGTCCGGTCCTGGGCCGGCCGGTCCCCGGCACCCGGGCCTACGTCCTGGACACCGCGCTGCGGCCTGTGCCGCCCGGAGTGACCGGAGAGCTCTACGTGGGCGGTGCGGGACTCGCCCGCGGCTACCTGCGCCGCCCGGGTGCGACGGCCGAGCGGTTCGTGGCCGACCCGTACGGCCCGCCAGGGACCAGGATGTACCGCACCGGCGACCTGGTCCGTCGGCGCGGCGACGGCCAACTCCTCTTCGCCGGAAGGGCGGACGACCAGGTCAAGGTCCGCGGCCACCGTATCGAACCCGGCGAACTCGAAGCCCTCCTCGCCACCCACCCCGAGATCGCCCAGGCCGCCGTGATCGCCCGCGACGACCACCGCGGCGACACCCGCCTGGCCGCCTACGCCGTACCCGTCGCGGGAGCCGGTCTCGACCCGGCCGAGCTGCGGACCTTCCTGCGCGAGCGAGTGCCCGCACACATGGTGCCGTCCGCGTTCATGGTGCTCGACGCCCTGCCGCTGACCCCGAACGGAAAACTCGACCGCCGTGCCCTGCCCGCGCCGGACTTCTCCGCCGGAGCAGGCGGCGGCCGCGCTCCGGACACCCCTGAGGAACGGGCCCTGTGCGAGTTGTTCGCCGAGGTGCTGGGCCTGCCCGCGGTCGGCGTCGACGACGACTTCTTCGCTCTGGGCGGCCATTCCCTGCTCGCCACCCGCCTGGCCGGCCGGATCGGCGAGACCATGGCCGCCCCCTTCAGCCTGTCGGCGCTCCTGGAGGCACCGACACCGGCGGGCCTGGCCCTCCACCTCCGTACGGACGGCGCGGACACCGAGCCCTCATACGTGCCCCGCACGGAAGCGAAACTCAGCCCCGTCCTGCACTTCGCCTCCGATCCCGAACGCGTCGGTGACCCCCGAGAGATCCTGCTGACCGGAGCCACGGGATTCGTCGGAGCCTTCCTCCTGGCCGAACTCCTGCACAGGACGACGGCCCGGGTGCACTGCCTGGTCCGCGCGCGTACCGACGCCCAGGCACGCGAGCGGCTAGCCAGGGCCCTGCGGGCCTACGGCATCACGGCGACGGCAGACGATCCACGGCTGAGCATCGTGCGCGGAGATCTGACCGCCGTGGACCTCGGCCTCGGCTCGGCACTCTGGGCGCGGCTGCGCGAGACGGTCGACACGATCGTCCACAGCGGCGCGTACGTCCATCACCTCTCACCGTACGCACGGTTGAAGCCCGCCAATGTGGAGGGCACCAGAACCCTGCTGCACCTGGCGGGTGAAGGCCGGCCGAAGGCGTTCCATTACCTCTCGACCCTCGGTGTGTTCCGCTCCGGCCACGACCCACGGCTGGTGACGGAAGACTTGCCGGTCGATGGTGAACGGCACCCGTTCGGGCGGGGCTACGCGGCGAGCAAATGGGTGGCCGACCGGCTCGTGGAGCATGCCATCGAACGGGGAGCGAGCGGCGGCATCCATCGCCTCGGCCGCATCTGGGCCCATTCCTCGACCGGTGCCGTCAATCCGGACGACATGTTCTCCAGGCTGCTCACCAGTTGCGCCGCCCTCGGCTGTTACCCGGCGGACCCGGAACTCGAGGAGACGCTGCTTCCCGTCGATGTGCTCGCAAACGCCGTCGTAGCGCTGCTTCTCGACCGTGAGAAGACCGGCTTCGTGCATCACCTTCACGACTCGCGCAGGACCGGACCCGGCGCCTTCATGGCCGGCTACGACCGGCTGTACGGGACGCACACCGAAGAGGTTCCGCTCACCGACTGGTTGCGCCACCTGTGCGCTGCGACCGAGCGCGGACAGGACCTGCCGATCCTGCCCTACCAGCCCCATCTGGAAGAACACGCCAGGAGGGCGCAGAGCGCGAAGCAGCGGAGCGTGGAGTTCGGCAACGACCGGACGGTCCGCCGACTGCGGCGACTCGGCGTGGAGATCCCCGAGATCGACGATGCCGCGGTGTGCGGCTACTGGGGCTTCATGGAAAGGAGAAGGCCCGGCCACGCCCGCACGAGTGGTGGGCGCGTTCGTGAAACGGAACCCCCTGATGCCGTTGGTGGCATGGCCGCCGGGAACGGTGATAGTTGA
- a CDS encoding VOC family protein: MATRLVQINMKAHDDSVLGRFWAEALGWGVDSEGPGVTNLEPVSFAYPDPVAVCIDIVARPEPKTVKNRVHLDLATTSTAHQAEVVARLRDLGATLADVGQGEVPWTVMADPEGNEFCVLEPRPIYQDTGPIAAVVVDCTDPRGMARFWGRAMDWTLHEVTDDHASMRSAQGVGPYLEFLRTPDTKSGWNRVHLDVSPYPGDDLEAEEARLRALGATDPGIDQSAISWTVLADPEGNEFCLLTPR, from the coding sequence GTGGCAACAAGACTCGTGCAGATCAATATGAAGGCCCACGACGACTCCGTGCTCGGCCGGTTCTGGGCGGAGGCACTCGGTTGGGGCGTCGACAGCGAGGGACCCGGCGTTACCAACCTCGAACCCGTGAGTTTCGCCTACCCCGACCCCGTGGCCGTCTGCATCGACATCGTCGCCCGCCCAGAACCCAAAACGGTGAAGAACCGGGTGCACCTCGATCTGGCCACCACCTCGACCGCCCATCAGGCGGAGGTGGTCGCGCGCTTGAGGGATCTCGGTGCGACCCTCGCCGACGTGGGTCAGGGCGAGGTCCCCTGGACGGTCATGGCCGACCCGGAGGGCAACGAGTTCTGCGTCCTGGAGCCCCGCCCGATCTACCAGGACACCGGGCCGATCGCCGCGGTGGTGGTCGACTGCACCGACCCACGCGGGATGGCCCGGTTCTGGGGCCGGGCGATGGACTGGACACTGCACGAGGTCACCGACGACCACGCGTCCATGCGATCCGCCCAAGGTGTCGGCCCCTACCTGGAGTTCCTCCGCACCCCCGACACCAAGAGCGGGTGGAACCGCGTCCACCTCGACGTCTCCCCCTACCCCGGTGACGACCTGGAAGCAGAAGAAGCCCGACTGCGCGCCTTGGGCGCCACCGACCCTGGTATCGACCAGAGCGCAATCTCCTGGACGGTCCTGGCCGACCCGGAAGGCAACGAGTTCTGCCTCCTCACTCCCCGCTGA
- the uppS gene encoding polyprenyl diphosphate synthase, with the protein MKLRYPAVLSARVYQQSGIHDAALRRGYEACRRSTRATGEIEYAVSQLLPPPLRTATWALYGAVRAVDDLADAADAVGSGAESGETDRERAGRLEAWIAAFDADLRDGRSTDPVRQALIHTMRTWNLPPGFLHTVFEELRQDVHGRQFATWQEWRRYNSLVNIPFWLRAGSLLLRAAGLSAEPERIAAGVPEAAAAWQTAVDGLYLTDALVDLSDDLTRGHVPLPQEALDEAGVDRADLLARRATSEFEELTRRLADRARTWLDRTPLPPVLHPAVGVALGVYTDLYRLRLKAAADAPAALLHRRPTLPRSARLRLLLPARAKATLAWGLFPFPIQPCPQPQPVAADRTERHGLAEEVRALAVRRRPVVPPTPHPSGARPPQLPAEAMPRHVAIVMDGNGRWATARGLPRTDGHRAGADALIDVVHGALEIGLEYLTVYAFSTENWKRPAGELHALMYEIPQHLRRLTDDAEPLNVRVRWAGERSRLPADVIETLVEAERTTHDHTGLTVTMCVNYGGRAEITTAAAKLAKEAVAGRVDPGSLSEHAFGRYLHVPELPDVDLLLRTGGDQRTSNFLPWQATYAELLFLDTPWPAVDRRDLWHAIEQHARRTRRYGSVPRLPAQPSPLERTGSTDHVSQ; encoded by the coding sequence GTGAAGTTGAGGTATCCCGCCGTGCTCTCGGCCCGTGTCTATCAGCAGAGCGGCATCCACGACGCGGCCCTGCGTCGCGGCTACGAGGCGTGCCGCCGCTCCACCCGCGCGACGGGTGAGATCGAGTACGCCGTCTCGCAGTTGCTGCCACCGCCGCTGCGTACCGCCACCTGGGCCCTGTACGGCGCCGTACGGGCCGTGGACGACCTGGCCGACGCGGCCGACGCGGTCGGCAGCGGGGCAGAATCCGGCGAGACGGATCGGGAGCGGGCCGGCCGGCTGGAGGCATGGATCGCGGCGTTCGACGCGGACCTGCGCGACGGCCGCAGCACCGATCCGGTACGGCAGGCGCTGATCCACACCATGCGCACCTGGAACCTGCCACCGGGGTTCCTGCACACGGTGTTCGAGGAGCTGCGCCAGGACGTCCACGGGCGGCAGTTCGCCACCTGGCAGGAGTGGCGGCGCTACAACAGCCTCGTCAACATCCCGTTCTGGCTGCGCGCGGGCTCACTGCTGCTACGTGCCGCCGGCCTGTCCGCAGAGCCGGAGAGGATCGCCGCAGGGGTGCCCGAAGCGGCAGCGGCGTGGCAGACCGCCGTCGACGGTCTCTATCTCACCGACGCCCTCGTCGACCTCTCCGACGATCTGACCCGCGGCCACGTACCGCTGCCGCAGGAAGCCCTGGACGAGGCCGGCGTGGACCGGGCGGACCTGCTGGCCCGGCGTGCCACCTCCGAGTTCGAGGAACTGACGCGCCGCCTGGCCGACCGGGCCCGCACATGGCTGGACCGCACCCCACTGCCGCCGGTGCTGCACCCGGCCGTCGGTGTTGCGCTCGGCGTCTACACCGACCTGTACCGGCTTCGCCTGAAGGCCGCCGCCGACGCCCCCGCCGCGCTGCTGCACCGCCGCCCCACCCTGCCCCGAAGCGCCCGGTTGCGCCTGCTGCTGCCCGCCCGGGCCAAAGCCACGCTGGCCTGGGGCCTTTTCCCCTTCCCCATTCAGCCCTGCCCGCAGCCACAACCCGTCGCGGCAGACAGAACCGAACGGCACGGACTGGCCGAAGAAGTGCGCGCACTCGCTGTCCGGCGGCGCCCGGTCGTCCCTCCGACACCCCACCCATCCGGAGCCCGCCCACCCCAACTGCCCGCCGAGGCCATGCCCCGCCACGTCGCGATCGTCATGGACGGCAACGGCCGCTGGGCCACGGCCCGTGGCCTGCCCCGTACCGACGGCCACCGGGCGGGCGCCGACGCACTGATCGACGTCGTGCACGGCGCCCTGGAGATCGGCCTGGAGTACCTCACGGTGTATGCGTTCTCCACCGAGAACTGGAAGCGTCCCGCCGGAGAACTGCACGCCCTGATGTACGAAATCCCTCAGCACCTGCGTCGGCTGACGGACGACGCCGAGCCACTGAACGTCCGCGTGCGCTGGGCCGGAGAACGCTCCCGCCTGCCGGCCGACGTCATCGAGACACTCGTCGAGGCCGAACGGACCACCCACGACCACACCGGACTCACCGTGACCATGTGCGTCAACTACGGGGGCCGCGCCGAGATCACGACAGCCGCGGCGAAACTCGCCAAGGAGGCGGTAGCCGGAAGGGTCGACCCCGGCTCGCTCTCCGAGCACGCCTTCGGCCGATACCTGCACGTCCCCGAACTGCCCGACGTCGACCTGCTGCTGCGCACCGGCGGCGACCAGCGCACCTCCAACTTCCTTCCCTGGCAGGCCACGTACGCCGAGCTGCTGTTCCTCGACACTCCCTGGCCCGCGGTGGACCGCCGTGACCTGTGGCACGCGATCGAGCAGCACGCCCGCCGCACCCGCCGCTACGGCTCCGTCCCCCGCCTCCCGGCCCAGCCCAGCCCTCTTGAGCGGACAGGGAGCACCGACCACGTGAGCCAGTAG
- a CDS encoding DUF6114 domain-containing protein: protein MSEAIGPGRRSGWRGWRRSRPFAAGLLLGLGGLELICVSWVGLGFLRFTGTAGAASWALGSLFVVAGVTTWRNPALRYFSGVLAAVLSLVSLVAANLGGLLLGFLLTAIGSALALAWVPQQSPAAPQEET from the coding sequence GTGAGTGAGGCGATCGGGCCGGGTCGGCGGTCCGGCTGGCGAGGATGGCGACGGAGCCGCCCGTTCGCGGCGGGCCTGCTGCTGGGGCTCGGCGGGCTGGAGTTGATCTGCGTCTCCTGGGTCGGACTGGGCTTTCTGCGGTTCACCGGCACCGCGGGCGCCGCCTCGTGGGCCCTGGGTTCCCTGTTCGTCGTCGCCGGTGTGACGACCTGGCGCAACCCGGCCCTGCGCTACTTCTCCGGCGTCCTGGCCGCCGTACTGTCCCTGGTCAGTCTGGTCGCCGCCAACCTCGGCGGCCTGCTGCTGGGCTTCCTGCTCACCGCCATCGGCAGTGCCCTGGCCCTGGCCTGGGTCCCCCAGCAGTCGCCTGCGGCTCCACAAGAGGAAACGTGA
- a CDS encoding DUF6230 family protein: MAFAGEVPVTVHAARVSASGVSASPSASGRGGLLPALATRMEQATIQDACVTSTAHLPVVGAVTAVVRIERASASGLTVEAGKATARSVQLSGAKFSTPQGSLQRPTGLFTVGAQKVSGSMVTTQPHAFTAGTITSRGVTIELHRGAGGCEGERPGE, translated from the coding sequence ATGGCGTTCGCGGGGGAGGTTCCGGTCACGGTGCATGCCGCGCGGGTGTCCGCATCGGGTGTGTCCGCCTCTCCGTCCGCCTCGGGCCGTGGCGGACTGCTGCCGGCGCTGGCCACGCGTATGGAGCAGGCCACCATCCAGGACGCCTGCGTCACCTCCACCGCCCACCTTCCGGTCGTCGGTGCCGTGACGGCCGTCGTACGGATCGAGCGGGCTTCCGCCTCCGGCCTGACGGTGGAGGCGGGCAAGGCCACGGCCCGGTCGGTGCAGCTCTCCGGCGCGAAGTTCAGCACCCCGCAGGGCTCCCTTCAGCGGCCCACCGGCCTGTTCACCGTCGGCGCGCAGAAGGTCAGCGGCAGCATGGTGACCACGCAGCCGCACGCCTTCACCGCCGGGACGATCACGTCCCGGGGTGTCACCATCGAGCTGCACCGGGGTGCAGGCGGCTGCGAGGGGGAGCGGCCCGGTGAGTGA